From Streptomyces sp. NBC_00690, a single genomic window includes:
- a CDS encoding condensation domain-containing protein, which translates to MTSPAPHESSAQRRKELVARRLRAAGISDARTKPDTAIPRRSDPRRAPLSFAQQHAWSYQQAHPDSVANNLCLVLTATGTLDLDALGTAFAAVVDRHEVLRTTYHADPDGEPYQYVHPTMPPPIIRVDLGALSAPARQQQVDALVEEAVTEPFDLAKEGPLRLRFLRHSRDSHTIVLLIQHIVWDGMTLAAISKDLRNAYELVLLGKTPDTAVVHPQYADYAEWEQRIWRERPSTAEDHAYWRQRLTPPAAPLALPYREGAPAVPSDKGAREDRRLTGTTPAQLRELARTWATTPFVVFLACYAEVLRDRAQATDISLGTLAVDRDHPGTDRLVGNFSNPVVLRFDLAGATDFADLVRRVQDGYEPGFVHRGYPFLPLANELAGHDGTGRVPFFDSLVVFVAQDIEGPDLPGVRTTWERADNGAAQFPLVPLGLEVFVREAGIDVQFTYSTDMFDRETVRTLLDDLDSALRRASGTRS; encoded by the coding sequence ATGACCTCCCCCGCACCACACGAATCGAGCGCGCAGCGACGCAAGGAACTGGTCGCCCGCAGACTGCGAGCGGCCGGGATCAGCGATGCCCGGACCAAGCCGGACACCGCGATTCCACGCCGTAGCGACCCCCGGAGGGCACCGCTGTCCTTCGCCCAACAACACGCCTGGTCCTACCAGCAGGCCCACCCCGACAGCGTCGCCAACAACCTCTGCCTCGTCCTGACCGCCACCGGAACCCTGGACCTCGACGCCCTCGGAACCGCGTTCGCGGCCGTGGTGGACCGCCACGAGGTGTTGCGCACCACCTACCACGCCGACCCCGACGGCGAGCCGTACCAGTACGTCCACCCGACGATGCCGCCGCCGATCATCCGGGTCGACCTCGGCGCACTCTCGGCACCGGCCAGGCAACAGCAGGTCGACGCCCTCGTCGAGGAAGCCGTGACGGAGCCGTTCGACCTGGCCAAGGAAGGCCCGCTGCGGCTGCGATTCCTCCGGCACTCCCGGGACTCCCACACGATCGTGCTGCTCATCCAGCACATCGTGTGGGACGGCATGACACTGGCCGCCATCTCCAAGGACCTGCGGAACGCCTACGAACTCGTGCTGCTCGGCAAGACGCCCGACACCGCCGTCGTGCACCCCCAGTACGCCGACTACGCGGAATGGGAGCAACGCATCTGGCGCGAGCGACCGTCGACCGCCGAGGACCACGCCTACTGGCGGCAACGGCTGACACCGCCCGCCGCGCCACTGGCACTGCCGTACCGCGAAGGGGCGCCGGCCGTCCCGAGCGACAAGGGCGCCCGCGAGGACCGCAGACTCACCGGGACCACCCCCGCCCAGTTGCGCGAACTGGCCCGTACCTGGGCGACGACCCCCTTCGTCGTCTTCCTCGCCTGCTACGCCGAGGTGCTCCGCGACCGAGCGCAGGCCACCGACATCTCCTTGGGCACCCTCGCGGTGGACCGGGACCACCCGGGCACCGATCGGCTCGTCGGGAACTTCAGCAACCCGGTGGTCCTCCGGTTCGACCTCGCCGGGGCGACGGACTTCGCGGATCTGGTGCGCCGCGTCCAGGACGGCTACGAGCCGGGCTTCGTCCACCGCGGCTATCCGTTCCTGCCCCTCGCGAACGAACTCGCCGGGCACGACGGCACCGGCCGGGTGCCGTTCTTCGACTCCCTGGTCGTCTTCGTCGCCCAGGACATCGAGGGCCCGGACCTGCCCGGCGTGAGGACGACGTGGGAACGCGCCGACAACGGTGCCGCACAGTTCCCGCTCGTCCCGCTGGGTCTTGAGGTCTTCGTCCGCGAAGCCGGCATCGACGTCCAGTTCACCTACAGCACGGACATGTTCGACCGGGAGACGGTACGCACGCTCTTGGACGACCTCGACAGCGCACTGCGCCGCGCGAGCGGCACCCGGAGCTAG